TTGGGGCTTGCGCTTGCTGCGCGACCTGCGCGGCTTCGGCTCCACGCCGATGCGCGGATCGCGCGCGAGGACGAGTGCCGTCAGGTGTTGCGCCACCGTCTCGAAGTCCGGATGTTCCTGCGCCACGTAGAGCCATTTGCCGAGCACGGGATGCGGTTTCAGCGCGGGGATGGCATCGACGAGCGCGGCGTGCCGTTCCTGCGACGTGCACACGAGCAAGCCGTTCCACGGCTTCTCGCGGTCCGCCGCGACGAGACACAGCATGCCGTCGAGATAAGCGGCGTCGCATCCGAACATGCGTTTGCGGATGAACGTGGCGTCGCGCTCGAACGGTTCGAAGATCCAGACGAGCGAATTGCGAATCGAAGAAGGCATGGGCGAGACGGTCCTGTGGCCGCAAGATTCTCGCACGGCTTCCCCGGTTTTTCGACGACGCGGCTATGCCTATGCCTACGGCCGTGCGGCCACTTCGTCCAGATGCGCAAGCAGGTCCGCCGGGTCTTCATAGACGCGCAGCGCGCCCGCGCGTTCGAGCTCGTCGCTGCCATAACCGCCCGACAGCAACCCGACGCCGAGCGACCGGCAGCGGCGCGCGGCGAGCATGTCCCAGATGCTGTCGCCGACGACGACCGTATGCTCGATCGGCACGTTCAGCCGCTCTGCTGCGGCGATGAACAGATCGGGATCGGGCTTCGCGTACTTCACGTCGTCGCGCGTGACGACGACCTGCTTCGACGCATCCACGCCGAGCGCCTCCAGATTCACCGCCGCGGTTTCCATGCGGCCGCTCGTCGCGATGGCCCAGCGCGTGCCGGCTTCGGTCAGCGCGGCGAGCAGTTCGCGCGCGCCCGGCAGCGGGCAGACCTGCGCGCGCAGCCGCTGATACGCC
This sequence is a window from Caballeronia sp. M1242. Protein-coding genes within it:
- a CDS encoding HAD family hydrolase — protein: MRIETSFLFDLDGTLVDSVYQHVLAWKEALNAEGIDLSVWRIHRKIGMSGGLFTNQLLRETHGEISAERVDHLRRLHTEAYQRLRAQVCPLPGARELLAALTEAGTRWAIATSGRMETAAVNLEALGVDASKQVVVTRDDVKYAKPDPDLFIAAAERLNVPIEHTVVVGDSIWDMLAARRCRSLGVGLLSGGYGSDELERAGALRVYEDPADLLAHLDEVAARP